Part of the Cryptosporangium arvum DSM 44712 genome, GAGCGCCCGCTGATACCGCTGGAAGCCGTGAGAGTGCGGACGGCCGACTGAGTCCGCACATGAAGCGTGATGATGCCGGGCCGAGAATGCTGATCCTGTCGCGAAAGAGTCTGTCGGATCGGCCGGTGAATCAGTGGCTCGAGTGGTCCGAAGCCACCATTGTCACGACCCGGGCGCACTACGTCGACGATTCGAGCGCCTACGACAGAGCATTCACCCGAGTCGTGGCCGTCGACCAGTACACGGCCTGGGCCACTGAGCTCGAGGCCCTGCACGCCGCCCGGCAGACCGGTGCCGACCTCGTGCTGTCCTCCAGCGAGGACGACGTGCTGCGCGCGGCGCGAATTCGCGAGCGGCTCGGCCTTCCGGGCCAGTCCGTGGACTCGGCCCGGGCCTTCCGGGACAAGTTCGTCATGACCGGGACCGTCAGCCGGGCCGGGCTCCGTACTCCTGCGACCTACCGACTCGAGCATCCGCTCGATCTGCTGGACCTGCTGGACCGCCACGGCCGGCTGGTGCTCAAGCCACGGTGGGGAGCAGGCTCGGAGGGGGTACGGATCCTCCGCACCCGAGCGGAAGTCGTCGCTCTATTGAGCTCGGGGCTCTTCCCGGTCGTCGGACGCTCGCCCGAATCGTGGCTCGTCCAAGCCTTCGTCGAGGGAGAGTTCTTCCACGTCGACGGTTTGATGGCCGCGGGCACGGTGCTGCACTGCTGGCCCAGCCGCTACAACGTCGGCAACGCCGAGTCGGTCCTCGACCAGCAGACGCTGTCCAGTGTTCAGCTCGACCCGGAGGACGCGGCGCGGGTGCCGCTGCAGGATTTCACCCGCGCCGTCATCTCGGCTCTGCCCGGTCCCCCGGCGACGACCAGCTTCCATCTGGAGGCGTGGATCGAGCGCGATGGTCTGGCTACCTTCTGCGAGGTGGGTAGTCGGACCGGGGGCGGTGGAGTCGCCGGCGTCTACGAGTCGGCCTTCGGTCTCCACCTGAGCCAGGAGAACCTCCGCGGTCAGGCCGGGCAGTCCGCCGTGGTGGCGGAGCAGGACCGGCTGCCCGCAGGCATCCACGGTTGGACTGCTCTCCCGCGGGGACACGGTCGGTTCCATCCACCGGAGACCTGCCCGGTGGAGGGAGTCCGTTACCGACCCGTGCTGCCGGCCGGGGCTCAGGCGGCCGGCACGCGATACGCGGCCGATGCCAGCGCGTTGGTGCTGGCCGAGGGCCGGACCGCGGCCGAGGTACGGCAACGCCAGCAGGAGGTCGACCACTGGTGGCGGGAGGCCGGGGTATGGAGATGACGACGCGGCGCCGGATCGCGGTGCTGTCCAAAAAATCCCTGGCCGACCACGACTACCCGGGGTGGCTCGCGTCCGCCGACGGCAGGCCGCAGATCGTGCTGTTCGCCGAGGACAGCGATGCGACCCGGGCTCACCTCGCGGAGCGACCGGGCGTCTATCACCGTCACCGGCTCTTCGGGAACTGGAAGGGGAACCGCGCGGTCGACGAGGCTGTTCTCGCTGCTCACGCCGAGCAGCCGATCGACTCCGTCGTCGCGCTGAGCGAATGTGACGTCGTCCGCGCGGCTCAGCTCCGCGATCGTCTCGGGCTCCGCGGCCCCGGTCCCCGCGCTGCCCGTGCCTATCGCGACAAACTTCAGATGAAGACGCTCGCGCGACGCGCCGGCATCGCCGTCCCGGAGTTCGCCGCCGTGGACAGCGTGCTCGACCTCGACGACTTCCTCGCCGCGCACCCGGCCGGGATCGTGGTCAAACCCGTCGACGGCGCCGGGGCCGCCGAGGTACGGACAGTGACCAGCCGCGACGAGCTCGACCGCTGGGCCCGGATGCGGAACTTGTCCGGTGACGATACGGCCGGGCTGATGGTCGAGGAGTACGTCGACGCCCCCATGTTCTGCGTCGACGGGTTGGCCCGGGAAGGCCGGGTCCTGCTCGCGGTGGCGAGTCGGTACACCCGCACCCCGCTCTCGTCCCTGTCGGAGGTCGAACCGCTCGGGTTGCTGACGCTGGACCGGGGGTCGAGAGCCGATCTCGTTCTCCAGCAGACGGCACGGCGCGTCGTCGCCGCCCTTCCGCCGATGAACGGCGTGCACAGCTTCCACTGCGAGCTGTTCTGGCCGCGAGGTGGTCAGCCCTTGCTCTGCGAGATCGCCGCTCGAACCGGCGGCGGGAAGATCAGATGGATGGTCGACCACGTCCTCGGCGTCGATCTCGAAGCCGAAGCGGCCAAGGGGCAGGCGGGTCTCCCGTGGACCGGAGCTCCGAGCTCGGGAACGGGGTCGGTCGCCGGCTTCGTTCTGTTCCCGCGTCCGGGACGCCGCCTCAAACCGCTGCCGAGGGTCTGCCCCGTTCCCGGAGTCGTGGAGGTCCACGAACGTGTCGACCTGTCGGAAACAGAGGAGCGTTCGGCTGCCCACAAGAGCTCGGAATACGTCATTGATGCGACGCTGACCGCGGGCACCCATTCCGAGCTGTCGGCCGTTCACGCCGGCGCGGTCACCTGGATACAGCAGGAATCGGCTTGGTGATCCGCCCAACTCGGCGACGTGGGGAGACGTGTGGATCTGCAGATCGGTGGTCAGGCCTTTCTGGTGACGGGCGGAAGTCAAGGCGTCGGCCGGGCAATCGTGCAGCTCCTCCTGGCGGAGGGGGCGTCCGTGACCGCGTTGGCTCGGCGAGAGCAGCCGCTGCGTGATCTGGCGGACAGTTGCCGGGGTGGACGCCTCTTCACGGTGCAGGCGGACGTCACCGACGAGCGACAGATGTCGGATCAGGTGCAGGCGGCGATCGGCCACTTCGGGAGGCTGGACGGGGTCGTTGCCAACGCGGGCGCCGGTGCACCCGGGCGCCCGCTGTCGTCACCGAACGCCCTGTGGCGCGAACAGTTGGACATCAAAGTCCTTTCCGTTCTCAACACGATCCGGCCGGCCGTCGACGCGCTGACGAGAACGGCGGGTCGGGTCGTGGTCATCAACGGCGTGACCGCGCGCGCCCCCGAGACCGGAATGGCCGCGGTGAGCGCCGGCCGTGCCGCCGTCCTGAACCTGGCCCGGTCCCTGGCCGTGGAGTTGGCCCCGGACAACATCCGGGTGAACACGGTCAACCTCGGAGCGATCCTCACCGAGCGGCAGCGAAGCCGCCACCGGGCCGACGGTTCCGCGACCGCCTTCGAGGACTGGTGCCGCCAGGAGGTCGACCGGCGCGGAATCCTGGTCGGGCGGATGGGACAGCCCGCCGAGGTCGCCCCGGTGGTGGCCCTCCTGCTCAGCGGCCTGTCGGCCTACATCACCGGTACCTCGATCGATGTCGCCGGAGGTAGCGGTGGCTACCTCTGACCGGCGTGTCATCATCGCGCGGCACGGCGAGACCACCTGGTCCGCGGAGGGAAAGTTCACCGGACACCTGGATCCGCCGCTCTCGGCGCTGGGACACCGTCAGGCGCTCGCCCTGAGCCGAGCTCTGCGACCTGAGCCCTTGACGACGATCGTCAGCAGCCCGCTGGTCAGGGCCGTGCAGACCGCCAGGGAGGTGGCCTGGGCCCACGGCCTCCCCCACACCCTCGACGACCGGCTGGTGGAAGAAGACCTCGGCCCGTGGCAGGGGCTCACCCGGCACGAGGTCAGCCGAGCCCGGCCGGAGGCATTCGCGCGCTGGAGCGCCGGAGAGGTCGACCCCTTCGACGGCCGGGAGGGTCTGGCCGCGGTAGCGGCCCGCGCGGCCCCGGCCGTCCGGTCCGCGCTCGCCTCGGTGCCACCGCATCAGGCACTCCTGCTGGTCACCCACTCCAACACGGCGTTGGCGCTGCTGTCGCACCTGCTGCGCGAGCCGCTCCGCGAGAGTTTGCTGCGGCCCGGTCTTCCACCGGGCGGCTTCTGGATCCTGACCGGTGGGCACGGCCACTGGTCGATCGACGGACAGGAAGGAGCGCGGAGTGGAGCTGACCTGGACGAGTCGCGCCTCGGCAACCACGACCGGTCCGGCATTGGTGAGAGAGCAGGGCATCGCGCCGATCAAGCCGTTCCTGACCGGGCGGACGTTGGCCGCTCTGCGCGCTGAAGTCGGCACGCTGTTGACCCGGGTACCGGAACACGGCGAGCAGTTACCGTATTCGTCCGGCGCGGCCACGGCGATCGGCCGCCGACACCTGAACGACGATTTCCCGGCGTTGGCGGAGTTCTTCTCCGCCGACTGGATGCGGACGATCGCCGAGGAGTTCTTCGCCGCCGAGGACTACAGCTTCAATCACGACGTCATCGCGGTGAAAGATCTCCCCGGGACGACGCATGCGGCTCGCACACCGCACTACGACCGAACGCCGAACCTGAAGTTCTTTCTCTATCTGAGCGACGTGGGGAGCGACAACGGCCCGTTCGCCTGCCTCCCCGGTAGCCACCTGCACGCGAAGCGGGTCGAAGACCGGCGCCGGCGCGAACGGGTACTCCCTCGCCAGGACGAAACCCGGGAGCTCCCCGGTGAGCTCACGTCCGGGCTCCTACCCGTACTCGGCCCGGCCGGGACACTGCTGGTCATCGACAGCGACGTGATCCATCGGGGCCTTCCGGTGATCGACGGCTTCCGGCTGGCCGTGCGAGGCCGCTCGTATGCTCCGGAGTACGCACCGAGGTGACGTCCGCGGCGAACCTCCTGGCCGGCTTGATTCCCGGGTCACGCCAACAGCGAGTCCTGGCGTCAGCCCAGTTGTTGAACACGATCGGCAACGGCTTCTACCTCACGTCGATCGCGCTCTACCTCAGTCTGGTCCTGGATCGATCGGTCCTGCAGACCGGTCTGATTCTCAGCGGAGGCGGTGTCCTCGCCCTCGCCGGTGGACCCCTGGTGGGAAAAATCGCCGACCGCTCCGGACCCCGGCGCACCTACGTCATCGTGCTCGGCTGCGGAAGCGCAGCCATGGTCGGGCTGGCCCTGACCGGGTCGGTGTTCCTGTCGATCGGCTTCATCGGTCTGGCCAGCGTGGTCGCCACGGCCGGGCCGGCGGCGCGGGCGCCGCTCGTGAATCGGTACGGCGGAGAGCAGCCGCAGCGGTTCCGCGCCTACCTCCGGTCGACCACGAACGTCGGGTTCGCGGTGGGAGCCGGCCTCGCCGGACTGGGCCTCCACGTGGGCACGCCGACCGCCTATCAGACCCTGATCCTGCTCAACGGACTGTCGTTCCTGCTCAGCGCGGGCCTGGTCCGGCTGCTACCCGCAGACGTGGGAAGGGCGTCCGAGCCCGTCGGATCACGCCGTCGGAGCGGGGCGTTCCGCGATGCTCCGTACCTGGTCCTCGCCGTCATCGACGGCATCCTGTCGATCCAGTACCGGGTGCTGACCATCGCCGTACCGCTGTGGGTGGCCACCACCGGCCGCCCCTACTGGCTGGTCTCGGCCACGCTCGTCATCAACACCGCGATGGTGGCGCTCGGGCAGGTCTGGGTCAGCCGGGGGGTCGTGGACCTCGCCGCCGGAGCCCGGTGCCTGCGTCGGGCCGGCTTCGTCTTTCTGCTCTCCTGCGTTCTGTTTCCGCTGTCCGACCAGCTCCCCGGGTCCGCGGCCACGGTTCTGCTGCTGGTCGCGGCGGTGGTGCACACCCTCGGCGAGCTCTGGCACGCCTCCGGGGCGTTCGAGGTGTCCTTCCGGCTTGCCCCGCCGCACCGCACCGGCGAGTACCTCGGTGTGTTCGGGATGGGCGCCGGTCTGGCCGAGGTGGCGGCGCCGACCCTGCTCTCGTTCCTCTGCATCACCTGGGGAACCCCGGGATGGCTGCTGGTCGGAGGAGTCCTCGCGGCGGCCGGGCTGTGCGCCACCCCGGCCGTTCGCTGGGCTCAGGCGGCTCGCGAGCCGGCCGGTCGGGTCTCCGGGTAGGAACCAGGACGCCCACCGCTCCCGCGGTGGGCGTCCGGATCAACTAGGCCGTCTCGGTGATCGGACGGTCGACCCAGCTCATCAGGCCACGGAGCTTCTGGCCGGTGACCTCGATCGGGTCGGCGGCGTTCTCCTCGCGGAGCTTGTGGAAGTTGGCCCGGCCGTTCTCGTCCTCGGCGATCCAGTTGCGGGCGAACGTCCCGTCCTGGATCTCGGTGAGGATCTGCTTCATGGCCTTCTTCGTCTCGTCGGTGACGACACGCGGGCCCGAGACGTAGCCGCCGTACTCGGCGGTGTCGCTGACCGAGTAGTTCATCCGCGCGATGCCGCCCTCGTACATGAGGTCGACGATCAGCTTCAGCTCGTGCAGGCACTCGAAGTACGCGACCTCCGGCTGGTAGCCGGCCTGGGTCAGCGTCGAGAACCCGGCCTTGACCAGCTCCTCCACGCCACCGCAGAGGACGGCCTGCTCACCGAACAGGTCGGTCTCGGTCTCCTCGGTGAACGTGGTCTTGATCGCGCCGGCGCGGGTGCCGCCGATGCCCTTCGCGTAGCTGAGCGCGAGCGCCAGCGCGTTGCCCGACGCGTCCTGCTCGACGGCGACCAGCACCGGAACGCCCTTGCCGTCCACGAACTGGCGGCGGACGAGGTGACCGGGGCCCTTCGGCGCGATCAGCGCGACGTCGACGCCGGCCGGGGGCTTGATCAGCTCGTACCGGATGTTCAGGCCGTGCCCGAACAGCAGCGCGTCGCCGTCCTTGAGGTTCGGCGCGATGTCGTTGGCGTAGATCGTGCGCTGCGCGGTGTCGGGCGCGAGCACCATGATCACGTCGGCCTCGGCGCTGGCCTCGGCCGGGGTGACGACACGCAGGCCGGCCTCCTCCGCCTTCGGGCGGCTCTTGGAGCCCTCCGGCAGGCCGACGCGCACGTCGACGCCGGAGTCACGGAGGCTGAGGGCGTGGGCGTGCCCCTGGCTGCCGTAGCCGAGCACGGCGACCTTGCGGCCCTGGATGATCGACAGGTCCGCGTCGTCGTCGTAGAAGAGCTCGGCGCGGAGGTTTTCAGAGGCCATGACTAGTACTTCGTCCTTCCGTAGTTAATTCAGATCAAGCGCTGACGCTACGCAACGCCACCGCGGGCGCCGCGATCGACCGGGGGCCCCGACCGATCGCCACCATGCCGGACTGCACCAGTTCCTTGATGCCGTAGGGCTCCAACACGCGGACGAGAGCCTCGAGCTTCTCGGCGGTGCCGGTGGCCTCGACGGTGATCGAGTCGGTGGAGACGTCCACGACGTGCGCGCGGAAGAGCTCGACGGTTTCGAGCACGTGCGAGCGGGTTTGCGGGTCGGTGCGGACCTTGCAGAGCATCAGCTCGCGCTGGACCGACACCGACGTGTCGAGCTCGACGATCTTGATGACGTTGACCAGTTTGTTCAACTGCTTGGTGACCTGCTCGAGGGCCAGGCCCTCCACCGTGACGACCACGGTCATCCGGGAGATGTCGGGGTGCTCGGTGGGCCCGACCGCCAGCGAGTGGATGTTGAACCCGCGCCGGCTGAACAGGCCCGACACCCGGGCCAGGACACCCGGCTTGTTCTCGACCAGGACCGAAAGGGTGTGCTTGCTCATTGTCGTCGTCTCTTCCGATCAGGTCTGGTCCTCGCCCCAGACGGGGCGGACGTCACGGGCGGCCTGGATGTCGTCGTTGCTGGCGCCGGCCGCGACCATCGGCCACACCATGGCGTCCTTGCCGACCACGAAGTCGATGACGACCGGCTGGTCGTCGATCTCCATCGCCTTCTCGATCGTGGCGTCGACGTCACCCGCGGTTTCGCAGCGCAGCCCGGCGCAGCCGAGCGCGTCGGCCAGCTTCACGAAGTCGGGCACGCGCTGCTTGTGGGTCTTCAGGTCGGTGTTGGAGTAACGCTTGTCGTAGAACAGCGTCTGCCACTGCCGCACCATGCCCAGGTTGCCGTTGTTGATGACGGCGACCTTGATCGGGATGCCCTCCAGGGCGCAGGTGGCCAGTTCCTGATTGGTCATCTGGAAGCAGCCGTCGCCGTCGATCGCCCACACGGTGGTGTCGGGCTTACCGACCTTGGCGCCCATGGCGGCGGGGACGGCGTATCCCATCGTCCCGGCGCCGCCGGAGTTCAGCCAGGTGTACGGGTTCTCGTACGAGATGAACTGGCTGGCCCACATCTGGTGCTGGCCCACTCCCGCGGCGAAGATCGTCTCCGGTCCGGAGATCTTCCCCAGCCGCTCGATGACGTACTGGGGTGCCAGCGTGCCATCGGGGTGGTCGTCGTAGCCCAGCGGGTACGTCTCGCGGGTCTTGTTCAGCAGGGCCCACCAGGGGTCCAGGTCCGCGCGGTGACCGGCCTGGTGCTCGGCCTGCAGCGCGACGACCAGCTCGGCGATCACCTCGCGGGCGTCACCGACGATCGGGACGTCCGCGGTGCGGTTCTTGCTGATCTCGGCCGGGTCGATGTCGGCGTGGACGATCGTCGCGTACGGGGCGAAGCTGTCGAGGTTGCCGGTGACGCGGTCGTCGAAGCGGGCGCCCAGCGCGACGATCAGGTCGGCCTTCTGCAGCGAGGTGACCGCCGCGACGGTGCCGTGCATGCCGGGCATGCCCAGGTGCTGCGGGTGGCTGTCGGGGAACGCCCCGCGAGCCATCAGCGTGGTGATCACCGGAGCGCCGGACAGCTCGGCCAGCACCTTCAGCTCCGCCGACGCGCGGGCCTTCAGCACCCCGCCGCCGACGTAGAGCACCGGGCGCTTCGACGAGGTGAGCAGCCGGGCGGCCTCGCGGACCTGCTTGCCGTGCGGGTGCACGGTCGGCCGGTAGCCGGGCAGGTTCAGCTGCGGCGGCCAGTTGAACCGCGTCATCGCCTGCTGGACGTCCTTCGGCACGTCGACCAGGACCGGGCCGGGGCGGCCGGTGGAGGCGAGGTGGAAGGCCTCGGCGATCGTCTGCGGGATCTCTTCGGGGTGCTTGACCAGGAAGTTGTGCTTGGTGATCGGCAGCGTGATGCCGCAGATGTCCGCCTCCTGGAAGGCGTCGGTGCCGATCATCGGGGTGCTGACCTGGCCGGTGATCGCGACCATCGGCACCGAGTCCATGTACGCGTCGGCGATCGGGGTCACCAGGTTCGTCGCGCCCGGGCCGGAGGTGGCCATGCAGACGCCGACCTTGCCGGTGGCCTGCGCGTAGCCCTCGGCCGCGTGGCCTGCGCCCTGCTCGTGCCGGACCAGGATGTGCCGGACGCCCGGGGCGTCGTAGAGCGGGTCGTACGTCGGAAGAATGGTGCCGCCCGGGATGCCGAAGACCACCTCGGCGCCGACCGCCTCCAGGGAGCGGACAAGCGACTGGGCACCCGTGACCGATTCGTGGGCCGGCGGGGTGGCTGGTGCGTTCATGGCATTGGCCTCTTCGTGTAGCGGTGACGCGGTCTCGAGTTCTCGGGCAACAAAAAACCCCTCGTGCCTGCGGCACGGGGGGTGAGCGCGTCGACGTGGTGCGGTGTCGACGCGCTAGCTGAGTACGAGAATTCGGGTGGATCGCACGATCGTCACGGTAGGCCGCTTCCCACCCGACGTCAAACTCATCCCACTCTGTGGTCCACGCGTCGGCGTGGGCCGCCCTCCGTGCCCGGAGGGCGGCCCACACGGTCACTCGTAGTGGTACCGACACTCAGCGATCCGGACCTCCTCATCGACGACCTTGTAGACCAGGCGGTGCTCAAGGGTGATCCGGCGCGCCCAGTATCCGGCGCGGTCGTATTTGAGCGGCTCGGGCCGTCCGATTCCCTCGTTGCCGTTGCGCTTGATGTCGTCCAGCAGGGCGTTGATCCGCTTCACGACCCTGCGGTCCTGCTCTTGCCACCACACGTACTCATCCCAAGCGCGCGTGCTCCAGACAAGCTTCATTCGATGACATCCCTGACGATGCCGCCGCCACTTTCGAGCTCTTCGATCGACTCGAGCAGGCGACGCGCGTTGGCGGGGCTGCGGAACAGGTACAGCGTTTCCTTCATGGACTCGTACTCGTCCAAGGGGACGATGACGACTGGGTCGTGCCCAGAGCGGGTGATCACGATTTCCTCTCGGTCGTTGATCACGGCGTCGAGCACCTCGGCGTACCGCGCACGTGACTCGGAGTAGGACATGGTTCGCATTGGGACCTCCGACGATGCGGTAGCAGTTGTACAAAAAATTGTACGTCCGACCGTCGGACGCAGTCATCATATGGGCACGTACACATGAGTCGCAACCGCGAAAAAGGGGGCCGCTCCAGAACGGAGCGGCCCCCTTTGTACGAGCTAGCTGCAGACGGCGCCGGTGGCGGCGGAGCCGACGAGCTTGGCGTACTTGGACAGGACGCCGGTGTCGTAGGTGGGCGGGAGGGGCTTCCACTCCTGCCGGCGACGCTCCAGCTCGGCCTCGTCGACCAGCAGGTCCAGCGTCTGGGCGTTCAGGTCGAGCCGGATCCGGTCGCCCTCCTGCACCAGCGCGATCGGACCTCCGTGCGCGGCCTCCGGGGCGACGTGCCCGATGCACGGCCCGGTCGTCCCGCCGGAGAACCGGCCGTCGGTGAGCAGCAACACGTCCTTGCCGAGGCCCGCGCCCTTGATCGCGCCGGTCACCGCGAGCATCTCGCGCATGCCGGGGCCACCCTTCGGGCCCTCGTTGCGGATCACGATCACGTCGCCCTTGTTCAGCGTGTTGTGGGTGACCGCGTCCATCGCGCCCTGCTCGCCCTCGAACACCCGCGCGGTGCCCTCGAACACCTCGTACTCGATGCCGGCCGACTTGAGCACGGCACCGTCGGGCGCCAGCGAGCCGCGCAGCACCGTGATGCCACCGACCGGGTGGATCGGGTTCTGCACCGCGTGGATGATCTTGCCGTCCGGGTCCGGCGGAGCGATCTCGGCGAGGTTCTCGGCCAGCGTCCGACCGGTCACGGTCAGGCAGTCGCCGTGCAGCAACCCGGCGTCGAGCAGCGCCTTCATCACGACCGGCACGCCGCCGATCTCGTCGACGTCGGTCATCACGTACTGACCGAACGGCTTCACGTCGGCCAGGTGCGGCGTGCGCCGGCCGATCTCGTTGAAGTCCTCGAGCGTGATGTCGACCTTCGCCTCGTGGGCGATCGCCATCAGGTGCAGCACCGCGTTCGTGGAGCCGCCGAGCGCCTGCACCAGCGTGATCGCGTTCTCGAACGCCTCGCGGGTCATGATCTGACGCGCGGTGATGCCGTTCTTGATCAGGTTGATCACGGCCTCGCCGGACTTCACCGCGTACCCGTCGCGACGACGGTCGGGCGCCGGCGGCGCGGCCGAACCCGGCAGTGACATGCCCAGCGCCTCGGCCGCGCTGGCCATCGTGTTCGCGGTGTACATGCCGCCGCAGGCGCCCTCGCCCGGACAGATCGCTCGCTCGACCCGGTCGACCTCGTCGCGGCTGATGAGCCCGCGGGCGCAGGCCCCGACGGCCTCGAACGCGTCGATGACGGTGACCGTGCGGCCGTCGATCTTGCCGGGCAGCGTCGATCCGGCGTAGAGGAAGACCGACGCCAGGTCGAGGCGCGCGGCGGCCATCAGCATGCCGGGCAGCGACTTGTCGCAGCCGGCCAGCAGGACGCTGCCGTCCAGCCGCTCCGCCTGCATCACGACCTCGACCGAGTCGGCGATGACCTCACGGCTGACCAGCGAGTAGTGCATGCCGACGTGGCCCATCGAGATGCCGTCGGACACCGAGATCGTGCCGAACTCCATCGGGAACCCGCCGGCGGTGCGCACGCCTTCCTTGGAGGCCTTCGCGAGCCGGTCGAGCGAGAGGTTGCACGGCGTGATCTCGTTCCACGAGGACGCGACGCCGATCTGCGGCTTGGCGAAGTCCTCGTCCTTCATGCCGACGGCCCGGAGCATGCCGCGGGCCGCGGCCTTCTCGAGACCGTCGGTCACGTCGGTGCTGCGTGGTTTCAGCGGATGCGTCATACGAGTTCCTCGGCTGGGCCTTCCGGGGAAGGCGCGGGTGAGCGACGGTCGGCGCGGGGCCGACCCGCCGCCGGTGGGGAGCGTCCCGTGACCGGGGCCGGGGTAGCGGCCGTGAGCGGCAGCCGCGGTGACGGCAGCGAGCTCGGCGCCCGGGACGGCGGGGCAGCGCGGTGCCACGAGCCTACGCCGCCCCGGGCGCGCCGGACCTGCGACACTGGAAGGGTGAGCACCCAGACCCCGGCCAAGCCGGTCCGCGTCCGGTTCCGGCAGAGTTTCGCCACCGTCGCCGCGATCCTGCTGATGGCGATCGGGGCGTTCACGATCGCCGGTCAGAGCTGGTGGTACGCGCCGGTGATGGTGGTCCCGCTGGCCGCGCTGTGGTGGGTGATCCGCACCGGTGTCGACGTCGACGCCGAGCACCTCACGATCCGGCGCGCGTTCGGGCGCCGGACGCTGCGCTGGGACGAGATCGAGGGTTTCCTCTCGTCCCGGGGGCGGGTCTCGGTGCAACTGGTCGACGGCGGCACGCTCCGGCTACCCGCGGTGACCCCCGCGACCCTCCCCCGGCTGATCGAGTCGGTCGGGCTCACCACCCCCGGACCCGAACGCGCACAGGAGACCGTCACCGAGGCGTGACCGACGGCGCTGGGAGGTGCCGGTTAGGCTCGGTGCATGTCCGGGCCCACACGGCAACGAGCCTTGCGTCCGCTGGTCGTCGCGGCGACGACCCTGGTACTGGCGCTGGCCGGCTG contains:
- the ilvD gene encoding dihydroxy-acid dehydratase, with amino-acid sequence MTHPLKPRSTDVTDGLEKAAARGMLRAVGMKDEDFAKPQIGVASSWNEITPCNLSLDRLAKASKEGVRTAGGFPMEFGTISVSDGISMGHVGMHYSLVSREVIADSVEVVMQAERLDGSVLLAGCDKSLPGMLMAAARLDLASVFLYAGSTLPGKIDGRTVTVIDAFEAVGACARGLISRDEVDRVERAICPGEGACGGMYTANTMASAAEALGMSLPGSAAPPAPDRRRDGYAVKSGEAVINLIKNGITARQIMTREAFENAITLVQALGGSTNAVLHLMAIAHEAKVDITLEDFNEIGRRTPHLADVKPFGQYVMTDVDEIGGVPVVMKALLDAGLLHGDCLTVTGRTLAENLAEIAPPDPDGKIIHAVQNPIHPVGGITVLRGSLAPDGAVLKSAGIEYEVFEGTARVFEGEQGAMDAVTHNTLNKGDVIVIRNEGPKGGPGMREMLAVTGAIKGAGLGKDVLLLTDGRFSGGTTGPCIGHVAPEAAHGGPIALVQEGDRIRLDLNAQTLDLLVDEAELERRRQEWKPLPPTYDTGVLSKYAKLVGSAATGAVCS
- a CDS encoding PH domain-containing protein, translated to MSTQTPAKPVRVRFRQSFATVAAILLMAIGAFTIAGQSWWYAPVMVVPLAALWWVIRTGVDVDAEHLTIRRAFGRRTLRWDEIEGFLSSRGRVSVQLVDGGTLRLPAVTPATLPRLIESVGLTTPGPERAQETVTEA